The Glycine max cultivar Williams 82 chromosome 12, Glycine_max_v4.0, whole genome shotgun sequence genome window below encodes:
- the LOC100782270 gene encoding transcription factor MYB8, protein MVRAPYFDKNGIKKGAWSEEEDKRLMAYVERHGHPNWRQLPKFAGLQRCGKSCRLRWMNYLRPNLKRGNYTQKEEQIIKDLHKKHGNKWSLIAENLPGRTDNEIKNYWHSNLKKFLKGNENTPCDDDDELKSTECKEFERSMNKAHSADSHHILESSVSISSETSYTEGNSPSFSSSHTTESSTLSKEEDSVVSWQTMDVLSSNFWTEPFISENALNQDYFPISSYGTEPFFLW, encoded by the exons ATGGTAAGAGCTCCTTACTTTGataaaaatggaataaaaaaagGTGCATGGAGCGAGGAAGAGGATAAGAGGCTCATGGCTTATGTTGAGAGACATGGGCATCCCAATTGGCGTCAACTACCAAAGTTTGCAG GATTGCAAAGATGTGGAAAGAGTTGCAGACTTCGTTGGATGAATTACCTTAGGCCAAATCTAAAACGAGGGAACTATACCCAGAAAGAAGAGCAAATAATCAAGGATTTGCATAAAAAGCACGGAAATAA ATGGTCTCTGATTGCTGAAAATCTCCCCGGAAGAACGGACAACGAGATAAAGAACTATTGGCACAGCAACCTAAAGAAGTTCCTAAAGGGCAATGAGAACACCCcttgtgatgatgatgatgagttaAAGTCCACTGAATGCAAAGAGTTTGAAAGGTCAATGAACAAGGCTCATAGTGCTGATTCCCACCACATTCTGGAGAGTTCAGTGTCCATTTCCTCAGAAACTTCCTACACTGAAGGCAATTCCCCTTCATTCTCCTCTAGTCATACAACAGAATCATCAACCCTTTCCAAGGAAGAAGATAGTGTTGTTTCATGGCAAACAATGGATGTGCTTAGTAGCAATTTCTGGACTGAACCGTTTATTTCAGAAAATGCTCTTAATCAAGACTACTTTCCCATTTCATCCTACGGAACAGAACCATTTTTCTTGTGGTAG